From Diospyros lotus cultivar Yz01 chromosome 4, ASM1463336v1, whole genome shotgun sequence, a single genomic window includes:
- the LOC127800649 gene encoding 26S proteasome non-ATPase regulatory subunit 14 homolog isoform X1 produces the protein MSGMERLQRMFAGAGGALGHPPPDSPTLDSSEQVYISSLALLKMLKHGFGVVILGITGRAGVPMEVMGLMLGEFVDEYTVRVVDVFAMPQSGTGVSVEAVDHVFQTNMLDMLKQTGRPEMVVGWYHSHPGFGCWLSGVDINTQQSFEALNQRAVAVVVDPIQSVKGKVVIDAFRLINPQTMMLGQEPRQTTSNLGHLNKPSIQALIHGLNRHYYSIAINYRKNELEEKMLLNLHKKKWTDGLTLQSFDVHSKTNEQTVQEMLNLAIKYNKAVQEEDELPPEKLAIANVGRQDAKKHLEEHVSNLMSSNIIQTLGTMLDTVVF, from the exons ATGTCGGGCATGGAGAGGTTGCAGAGAATGTTCGCCGGCGCCGGAGGCGCGTTGGGTCACCCGCCACCGGATTCGCCGACTCTCGATTCCTCCGAACAAGTTTACATTTCCTCGCTCGCCCTCCTCAAAATGCTCAAGCACG GGTTTGGGGTGGTGATATTGGGAATAACAGGGAGAGCTGGTGTTCCAATGGAAGTGATGGGGTTGATGTTGGGTGAATTTGTGGACGAGTACACGGTTCGCGTTGTCGATGTCTTCGCGATGCCGCAGAGTGGAACCGGCGTCAGTGTCGAAGCGGTAGATCACGTCTTCCAGACTAACATGCTTGATATGCTCAAACAAACTGGACG ACCAGAGATGGTGGTCGGATGGTATCATTCGCATCCTGGGTTTGGCTGCTGGCTTTCTGGTGTGGATATCAATACTCAACAG AGTTTTGAAGCTCTAAATCAACGTGCTGTGGCAGTTGTGGTAGATCCCATACAGAGTGTCAAGGGGAAGGTGGTCATTGATGCCTTCCGTTTAATTAACCCTCAAACTATGATGCTTGGCCAAGAGCCAAGACAGACAACATCCAACCTTGGACATCTGAACAAGCCATCTATTCAA GCATTGATCCATGGGCTGAACAGGCATTATTACTCAATTGCCATTAATTACAGGAAGAATGAGCTTGAGGAGAAAATGCTACTTAATCTTCACAAGAAGAAGTGGACTGATGGATTGACACTTCAATCCTTTGATGTCCATTCCAAAACCAATGAGCAGACTGTTCAG GAGATGCTAAATCTAGCAATCAAATACAACAAAGCAGTGCAGGAAGAGGATGAGTTGCCTCCTGAAAAACTTGCAATTGCAAATGTTGGAAGGCAGGACGCCAAGAAACATCTTGAAGAACACGTCTCCAACTTGATGTCTTCGAACATAATTCAGACTTTGGGCACCATGCTGGATACCGTTGTATTCTAA
- the LOC127800649 gene encoding 26S proteasome non-ATPase regulatory subunit 14 homolog isoform X2 has protein sequence MSGMERLQRMFAGAGGALGHPPPDSPTLDSSEQVYISSLALLKMLKHGRAGVPMEVMGLMLGEFVDEYTVRVVDVFAMPQSGTGVSVEAVDHVFQTNMLDMLKQTGRPEMVVGWYHSHPGFGCWLSGVDINTQQSFEALNQRAVAVVVDPIQSVKGKVVIDAFRLINPQTMMLGQEPRQTTSNLGHLNKPSIQALIHGLNRHYYSIAINYRKNELEEKMLLNLHKKKWTDGLTLQSFDVHSKTNEQTVQEMLNLAIKYNKAVQEEDELPPEKLAIANVGRQDAKKHLEEHVSNLMSSNIIQTLGTMLDTVVF, from the exons ATGTCGGGCATGGAGAGGTTGCAGAGAATGTTCGCCGGCGCCGGAGGCGCGTTGGGTCACCCGCCACCGGATTCGCCGACTCTCGATTCCTCCGAACAAGTTTACATTTCCTCGCTCGCCCTCCTCAAAATGCTCAAGCACG GGAGAGCTGGTGTTCCAATGGAAGTGATGGGGTTGATGTTGGGTGAATTTGTGGACGAGTACACGGTTCGCGTTGTCGATGTCTTCGCGATGCCGCAGAGTGGAACCGGCGTCAGTGTCGAAGCGGTAGATCACGTCTTCCAGACTAACATGCTTGATATGCTCAAACAAACTGGACG ACCAGAGATGGTGGTCGGATGGTATCATTCGCATCCTGGGTTTGGCTGCTGGCTTTCTGGTGTGGATATCAATACTCAACAG AGTTTTGAAGCTCTAAATCAACGTGCTGTGGCAGTTGTGGTAGATCCCATACAGAGTGTCAAGGGGAAGGTGGTCATTGATGCCTTCCGTTTAATTAACCCTCAAACTATGATGCTTGGCCAAGAGCCAAGACAGACAACATCCAACCTTGGACATCTGAACAAGCCATCTATTCAA GCATTGATCCATGGGCTGAACAGGCATTATTACTCAATTGCCATTAATTACAGGAAGAATGAGCTTGAGGAGAAAATGCTACTTAATCTTCACAAGAAGAAGTGGACTGATGGATTGACACTTCAATCCTTTGATGTCCATTCCAAAACCAATGAGCAGACTGTTCAG GAGATGCTAAATCTAGCAATCAAATACAACAAAGCAGTGCAGGAAGAGGATGAGTTGCCTCCTGAAAAACTTGCAATTGCAAATGTTGGAAGGCAGGACGCCAAGAAACATCTTGAAGAACACGTCTCCAACTTGATGTCTTCGAACATAATTCAGACTTTGGGCACCATGCTGGATACCGTTGTATTCTAA
- the LOC127799501 gene encoding succinate dehydrogenase subunit 5, mitochondrial produces MATIRSLSRAIRFRSLCSSASVAAAICRSDLHLGFRYLHFSPSSLLFSPKRLPFGCRPPFGMAIGSTRLFSEDLTHFPDIKDPEILLVFRDLMAYNWDELPDSLIHDAKKALSKSTDDKASQEALANVFRAAEAVEEFGGMLVSLRMEIDDSIGLSGENVKPMPEEFTNALHTVYQRYTAYLDAFGPDETYLRKKVETELGTKMIHLKMRCSSLGSEWGKVTVLGTSGLSGSYVEQRA; encoded by the exons ATGGCGACGATCAGATCGTTGTCTCGTGCCATCCGATTCAGATCTCTCTGCTCCTCCGCCTCTGTGGCCGCTGCAATCTGCCGCTCCGACCTCCACCTTGGGTTCCGCTACCTCCATTTCTCTCCGTCGTCCCTTCTGTTTTCTCCCAAACGCCTCCCTTTCG GTTGCAGACCTCCTTTTGGTATGGCAATTGGAAGTACGCGCTTGTTTAGTGAAGACTTGACCCACTTTCCTGATATAAAGGACCCTGAAATTCTGCTTGTCTTCAGGGATTTAATGGCATACAATTGGGATGAGCTTCCTGATTCACTTATCCATGATGCAAAGAAAGCATTATCTAAAAGCACTGATGACAAGGCTAGCCAGGAGGCATTGGCAAATGTTTTCCGTGCAGCTGAGGCAGTGGAGGAATTTGGTGGGATGCTTGTATCATTGAGGATGGAAATTGATGACAGCATTGGATTGAGTGGCGAG AATGTTAAGCCCATGCCCGAGGAGTTCACAAATGCATTGCACACCGTTTACCAAAGGTACACTGCGTATCTGGATGCATTTGGACCAGATGAGACCTATTTGCGCAAGAAAGTTGAGACTGAACTTGGAACAAAGATGATACACTTGAAGATGAGGTGCAGTAGTCTGGGTTCTGAGTGGGGAAAG GTCACAGTCCTTGGGACATCAGGACTTTCTGGTTCCTATGTTGAGCAAAGAGCTTAG